In Carettochelys insculpta isolate YL-2023 chromosome 25, ASM3395843v1, whole genome shotgun sequence, one DNA window encodes the following:
- the LOC142001614 gene encoding T-cell surface glycoprotein CD3 gamma chain-like yields MGRHGCLFRVIMVSFIIKGLVVQQSQTKASISVDKKGNNVLLKCEASSASVTWKKDGTTLPENATDLDLGPEADDPRGIFQCDDSVPLQVYLRMCQNCIELDAATISGILVADIIATAFLAIAVYCIAGHDGGRLSRASDRQNLIASEQLYQPLGERDSEPYSRLGVARTRK; encoded by the exons atggggagacatgggtgcctGTTCAGAGTAATAATGGTCAGCTTTATCATCAAAG gCCTGGTCGTACAACAGTCTCAAACTAAAG CAAGCATCTCGGTGGACAAGAAAGGCAACAACGTGCTTCTGAAATGTGAGGCCAGCTCAGCGTCCGTCACATGGAAGAAAGATGGAACTACCCTACCAGAGAACGCAACAGATTTGGATTTGGGCCCAGAAGCAGATGACCCGAGAGGGatttttcagtgtgatgactCTGTTCCTTTACAAGTGTATTTACGAA TGTGCCAGAACTGCATCGAGCTGGATGCAGCCACCATCTCAGGGATCCTGGTCGCTGACATCATCGCCACAGCCTTCCTGGCCATCGCCGTGTACTGCATCGCTGGCCACGACGGAGGCCGTCTCTCCCGAG CTTCTGACCGGCAGAACCTGATCGCCAGTGAGCAGCTCTACCAG CCCCTTGGCGAGCGGGACAGTGAGCCGTACAGCCGCCTCGGCGTTGCCAGGACCCGCAAATGA